AAGAGAGCGTGACGGCGCGTGGGCAGCCATCGGTCAGCGCCGGATCGACGATCGCCAGCCGTGGCAGCATCCTTGCGTCGCGCAGGCTGACCTTGCGACGATGCTCGGGCACGCCGATCACCGCATTGCGCGTCACCTCGGCACCGGTGCCCGCAGTAGTAGGCATGGCCACGAAAGGCAGCGGGTCGAGATCCAGCGACAAGCCCTGCCCCACGACCTCCAGATGATCGAGCATGGGCCTCGTCGCGGGCACCAGTGCGGCGATGGCCTTACCGGCATCGATCACCGCGCCACCGCCAATCGCGACTATGGCCTGTGCACCCACCTCGCGGGCCTTGTCGACACCGGCTTCGATCATCATCATGTCGGGTTCGGCACCAACAGGATAATCCGCGACCTTGCAGCCAGATGCCGCCAGACCGCGTCTCAGCCATTCGCTGCGCGCGGGATTGCTGCCATGAACCAGCAGCACCCGCTGACCCAAACCCGTGATCCGGGCCGGAGCCTCGGCAGCCTGACCGCGACCGAACAGGATTTCGGTCGCGGTCGCAAAGGCGAATGGGGTGGGCATTGTGCGGGTCCCTGTCATTGGCTGCGTCCCGACACAGATACCCGATCACGGGCGGCCAGTGTAGGCCCTGCCGCGGTCAGGCGACCGCTGCGCGATCCTCGGCGGCCAGTTGCGCATCCAGCGCCAGGACCTGCCGCACCGCTTCGGCAGCCTCGCGGCCCTTCTTGACGAAATGCTCGCGGAAGAAGGCGGTCAAGACCTCGACCTCCTGGTAATTATGCGGCGTCAGCGAGACCGAGAAGCAGGGCACCTCGGTTTCCAGCCCGACATTCATCAGCCCGGCCACGACCGCATCCGCCACGAAGTCATGGCGATAAATGCCGCCATCGACGACGAAAGCCGCCGCGACCACAGCGTCATATTTGCCGGTCTTGGCCAGTTTCTTGGCCAGCAGTGGCATCTCGAAGGCGCCGGGGACGTCATAGGCGTCGATCTGCGCA
This region of Paracoccus saliphilus genomic DNA includes:
- a CDS encoding iron-containing alcohol dehydrogenase, producing the protein MTGTRTMPTPFAFATATEILFGRGQAAEAPARITGLGQRVLLVHGSNPARSEWLRRGLAASGCKVADYPVGAEPDMMMIEAGVDKAREVGAQAIVAIGGGAVIDAGKAIAALVPATRPMLDHLEVVGQGLSLDLDPLPFVAMPTTAGTGAEVTRNAVIGVPEHRRKVSLRDARMLPRLAIVDPALTDGCPRAVTLSSGLDAITQVIEPYVCTRANPMTDALCRDAIPRGLAALRRLMEAEDARARDEMAWVSLCGGLALANAGLGAVHGLAGPLGGLTGAAHGAICGILLPHVLIANRAAVTDQNLAARLDEVGAWIGYAFDLPAEGLGQSASALADWSRANELSSLTGLGVDAQAQEAAARAAASSSSMKANPAALSVASLEEVMRAAG
- a CDS encoding 6,7-dimethyl-8-ribityllumazine synthase, yielding MTKTTTPRIAFIKARWHADIVDRAHEGFTDEAGRIIPGAQIDAYDVPGAFEMPLLAKKLAKTGKYDAVVAAAFVVDGGIYRHDFVADAVVAGLMNVGLETEVPCFSVSLTPHNYQEVEVLTAFFREHFVKKGREAAEAVRQVLALDAQLAAEDRAAVA